A single genomic interval of Rosistilla ulvae harbors:
- a CDS encoding cation:proton antiporter, whose product MHNIESLTVNVLIVLGAGLIAGTVCKRIGVSMLVGYLVVGALIGGGALNLVNQQDHELEVLAQFGALLLLFAVGLEFSLEELMRLSRYSMIGGATQMFLVAVPLTGVCMAFGMSLNAAVLAGFAGALSSTVLVFKALAEWGLTASPHGRRAIAILLFQDVALVPLMLLVPLLTHQGEPPTITTYLLLALKSSIFLAALLACRSVVGRWIVPSLAGLRSVELVMLFTLCLLGGVCWSAFQLGLPSAVGALAAGIILSGNRLSRQIDSILLPFRESFSVIFFVTIGTLLNPGMFFQEPLLLTAGLIGMLVLKSGAASIALKLVGLQWKTAFGMGLGLAQLGEFSFLLISEAAGLGLISRDDYNRMLFIALGTLILTPQLIRYGLRWTERSPDEDLHGMQHRRDSAVSRHAIVIGIGLIGRQLASRLEIMGSEVRLVDQSPINLHGFAQQGFHTTAGDARDPDILHRAGAETCGLCIVSVPSDDAALQIVTALRGINHDAEIIVRCRYQGNVHRIMKAGAAAVVSEEAEASKAMLQWCDRAVGPVE is encoded by the coding sequence ATGCACAACATCGAATCGCTTACCGTCAACGTCTTGATCGTGCTGGGAGCGGGTTTGATCGCGGGGACGGTTTGCAAGCGGATCGGCGTTTCGATGCTTGTTGGCTATCTGGTCGTGGGAGCGTTGATCGGCGGGGGCGCGCTGAATCTGGTCAACCAACAGGACCACGAACTCGAAGTGCTGGCGCAGTTCGGGGCGCTGTTGCTGCTGTTTGCCGTCGGGCTCGAATTTTCGCTCGAAGAACTGATGCGACTCAGCCGCTATTCGATGATCGGCGGCGCCACGCAGATGTTTCTGGTCGCGGTCCCTTTAACAGGCGTCTGCATGGCGTTTGGGATGTCGTTGAACGCCGCGGTGCTGGCCGGATTTGCCGGCGCACTCAGTTCGACCGTACTCGTCTTCAAAGCGCTTGCCGAATGGGGACTGACAGCATCGCCGCACGGTCGCCGCGCGATCGCGATCCTGTTGTTCCAAGACGTCGCCCTGGTACCGCTGATGTTGTTGGTCCCGTTGTTGACGCATCAAGGCGAACCGCCGACGATCACGACCTACCTGTTGCTGGCTCTCAAATCGTCGATCTTTCTCGCAGCGTTGCTCGCGTGTCGCAGCGTCGTCGGACGCTGGATCGTGCCGAGCCTGGCGGGACTGCGAAGCGTCGAACTGGTGATGCTGTTCACGCTCTGTTTGCTGGGTGGAGTCTGTTGGTCGGCATTCCAATTGGGGCTGCCATCGGCTGTGGGAGCGCTTGCGGCGGGGATCATCTTGAGCGGCAATCGCTTGAGCCGGCAGATCGATTCGATCTTGCTGCCGTTTCGCGAATCGTTTTCGGTGATCTTCTTCGTCACGATCGGGACGCTGTTAAATCCCGGTATGTTCTTCCAGGAACCGCTGCTGCTGACCGCTGGCTTGATTGGCATGCTAGTCCTAAAAAGTGGAGCCGCTTCGATCGCGCTGAAGCTGGTCGGTCTGCAGTGGAAGACGGCGTTTGGGATGGGATTGGGACTGGCTCAACTGGGCGAGTTCTCCTTCCTGCTGATCTCCGAAGCCGCTGGATTGGGCTTGATCAGCCGCGACGATTACAACCGGATGCTGTTCATCGCGTTGGGGACGTTGATTCTCACGCCGCAATTGATTCGATACGGTTTGCGTTGGACCGAGCGGTCGCCCGACGAAGACCTTCACGGAATGCAACACCGACGCGATAGTGCGGTTTCGCGGCACGCGATCGTGATCGGAATCGGGTTGATCGGCCGCCAATTGGCTTCGCGGTTGGAGATCATGGGATCGGAGGTACGGTTGGTCGATCAGAGTCCGATCAATCTGCACGGCTTTGCTCAGCAGGGCTTCCACACGACGGCCGGCGACGCACGCGATCCCGACATCCTGCACCGGGCCGGAGCCGAAACCTGCGGTTTGTGTATCGTCAGCGTTCCCAGCGACGACGCGGCGCTGCAGATCGTCACCGCGCTGCGTGGGATCAATCACGATGCGGAGATCATCGTCCGCTGTCGCTATCAGGGGAACGTCCACCGGATTATGAAGGCGGGAGCCGCGGCGGTGGTCAGCGAAGAAGCCGAAGCGTCCAAGGCGATGCTGCAGTGGTGCGATCGCGCCGTGGGGCCGGTCGAATAG
- a CDS encoding DNA-directed RNA polymerase subunit alpha C-terminal domain-containing protein: MTRIPLSQAEERARLRSERLELSIAEMELSVRTTNCLEETGIFTVRDLLQASPKRLLGISNFGEKTLEEVYAALEKLEFYRPGRSAQNEVLC; encoded by the coding sequence ATGACCCGCATTCCGCTAAGTCAAGCCGAAGAGCGTGCCCGCCTGCGTAGCGAGCGTCTGGAACTGAGTATCGCTGAGATGGAGCTTTCGGTTCGCACGACCAATTGCTTGGAAGAGACAGGCATCTTCACGGTCCGCGACCTGCTGCAGGCCTCCCCAAAACGTCTGTTGGGAATTTCCAACTTCGGTGAAAAGACCCTCGAAGAGGTCTACGCAGCGTTGGAAAAGTTGGAGTTCTATCGTCCGGGCCGCAGCGCCCAAAACGAAGTCCTCTGCTAA
- a CDS encoding RluA family pseudouridine synthase: MTTPPFPILYEDNHLLVVDKPAGIATQGVTDGTSVFDQASEYIRVKYQKPGKVYLGIVSRLDTVTSGVLVLARTSKAASRLSDMLRRRTIEKRYLAVVEGTLPDAEGTLIDFVRKDDAAHRMVVCRESTADAKRAELRYRVIESSGRQSLIEVELITGRKHQIRLQLASRGMPVIGDRKYDASSTFPQGIALHAWQLTFEHPTRREPMSFECRPPKSWQRLSVQLP, encoded by the coding sequence TTGACAACGCCGCCGTTCCCGATCCTATACGAAGACAATCATCTGCTGGTGGTCGATAAACCGGCGGGGATCGCGACGCAGGGTGTCACCGACGGGACCAGCGTCTTCGACCAAGCATCCGAATACATCCGCGTGAAGTATCAAAAACCGGGGAAGGTCTACCTGGGAATCGTCAGCCGTTTGGACACCGTCACCAGCGGCGTTTTAGTTCTGGCGCGGACCAGCAAAGCGGCCAGCCGGTTGTCCGATATGCTGCGTCGGCGGACGATCGAAAAGCGTTATCTGGCGGTCGTCGAGGGAACGCTTCCCGATGCGGAAGGGACGCTTATCGACTTCGTCCGCAAAGACGATGCGGCCCACCGGATGGTCGTCTGCCGCGAGTCGACGGCGGATGCTAAGCGAGCCGAACTGCGGTACCGCGTTATCGAATCTTCGGGACGACAGAGTTTGATCGAGGTCGAATTGATCACCGGTCGGAAGCATCAGATCCGCCTGCAGTTAGCCAGTCGCGGGATGCCGGTCATCGGCGATCGTAAATACGATGCGTCGTCGACGTTTCCGCAGGGGATCGCACTTCACGCGTGGCAGCTGACGTTTGAACATCCGACGCGGCGCGAGCCGATGTCGTTCGAGTGTCGCCCGCCAAAATCTTGGCAACGGCTGTCGGTTCAGCTGCCGTAG